Proteins from a genomic interval of Candidatus Eisenbacteria bacterium:
- a CDS encoding DUF1211 domain-containing protein has translation MTKSRMEAFSDGVIAVIITVMVLEMRAPHGADVTALRPLIPVFLSYVMSFVFLGIYWNNHHHMLQAVHSVNGRVLWANLHLLFWLSLTPFVTHWMGETHFATWPVAVYGLVLLLAAIAYYVLARALVAHHGAHSTLAVALGSDFKGRISIVIYAVAIALAFVAPWISCALYAVVAMMWLIPDRRFERLLMEHPK, from the coding sequence TTGACCAAGTCCCGGATGGAGGCCTTCAGCGACGGCGTGATCGCCGTCATCATCACGGTCATGGTGCTCGAGATGAGGGCGCCGCACGGAGCCGACGTCACCGCGCTGAGGCCTTTGATCCCCGTGTTCCTCAGTTACGTCATGAGCTTTGTCTTCCTCGGTATCTACTGGAACAATCATCATCACATGTTGCAGGCGGTGCACTCGGTGAACGGCCGCGTTCTCTGGGCCAATTTGCATCTCTTGTTTTGGCTGTCGCTGACGCCTTTCGTGACCCACTGGATGGGCGAGACCCATTTTGCGACCTGGCCGGTCGCCGTGTACGGCCTCGTGCTCCTGCTCGCGGCCATCGCCTATTACGTGCTGGCCCGCGCGCTGGTGGCCCACCACGGCGCCCATTCGACGCTCGCGGTCGCGCTGGGCAGTGATTTCAAGGGAAGGATTTCGATCGTGATCTACGCGGTCGCGATCGCGCTGGCGTTCGTGGCCCCCTGGATCTCCTGCGCCCTCTACGCCGTCGTCGCCATGATGTGGCTCATCCCGGATCGCCGCTTCGAGCGTCTGCTGATGGAGCACCCCAAGTGA
- a CDS encoding ChbG/HpnK family deacetylase, producing MRVPLTGAAAGRRLIVNADDFGLTLPITEGTIDAFERGILTSASLVATGDAFVPAAQYAASHPDLDTGVHLMIVHGAPVLPPEQVGSLVQTAGRFLPGYGEFMARYLSDGVREEEVEAEWSAQIALLRGAGVRITHLDSYQHLHLVPGLFRVALRIARANGILAMRFPRVPTVLRRAERGSVRRSLEFLPLRLMEQSNLPYLNASGIRTPDRFFGFHTSGHLDLKALRSVLFGVPQGTSELLCHPGRGEPESSPIAGWGYEWRAELEALTSPESRRIVDSQGIELTTFADLASLPV from the coding sequence ATGCGCGTTCCCCTGACGGGAGCCGCGGCGGGCAGGCGGCTCATCGTCAATGCCGACGATTTCGGCCTCACGCTCCCCATCACCGAAGGGACGATCGACGCGTTCGAGCGCGGGATCCTCACCAGCGCGAGCCTCGTCGCTACCGGGGACGCGTTTGTCCCTGCCGCGCAGTACGCCGCGTCCCATCCCGATCTCGACACCGGCGTCCATCTCATGATCGTGCACGGGGCGCCGGTTCTGCCTCCCGAGCAGGTCGGGTCGCTCGTTCAGACGGCCGGGCGGTTCCTTCCCGGGTATGGGGAGTTCATGGCGCGCTACCTTTCGGATGGAGTGCGCGAGGAGGAGGTCGAGGCGGAGTGGTCCGCGCAGATCGCGCTGCTGCGGGGCGCTGGAGTGCGCATCACGCACCTGGACAGCTACCAGCATCTGCATCTGGTGCCCGGTCTCTTCCGGGTCGCGCTCCGCATCGCTCGGGCGAACGGGATCCTGGCCATGCGTTTTCCGCGCGTTCCGACCGTGCTGAGGCGGGCGGAACGCGGCTCGGTGCGCCGCTCCCTCGAGTTCCTGCCGCTCCGGTTGATGGAGCAGTCCAATCTCCCGTACCTGAACGCCTCAGGAATCCGGACCCCCGACCGCTTTTTCGGATTCCACACCTCGGGACACCTCGATCTGAAAGCGCTCCGGTCGGTCTTGTTCGGCGTCCCTCAGGGCACGAGCGAGCTGCTCTGCCACCCGGGCCGCGGGGAGCCCGAATCCTCGCCGATCGCAGGATGGGGATATGAGTGGCGCGCCGAGCTGGAGGCGCTCACAAGCCCCGAGAGCAGGCGGATCGTCGATTCCCAGGGAATCGAGCTGACGACGTTCGCGGATCTGGCGTCGCTGCCGGTTTAG
- a CDS encoding aminotransferase class I/II-fold pyridoxal phosphate-dependent enzyme encodes MRLEQHVDSHLVSPPGRRLQAVVSLSPKASRAARGDDERGVQLSLPSERRLRNPVRVDADQRLEIGRLGPPGRLPADASHEGQASRGGGGRPRAGRAAAQRRMARRGFWRRQPRHDDRARDHAGEHDENRNDEEGQTAPSSAMIAALRRRVVHGRLKMPQPSRRSQLIPFSPIRTMFRLADEMERAGGGPVFRLHVGDPDFAPPPVVVEATAAALRAGKTHYAPTAGVQELRTALAGKARARNGLAASTEQVIITPGSTQALFATLEILFGPGDDVLLPEIYWPNYVQETMLLGGRPIFYPLGPGYQPDVGALPQLVTPRTRAILINSPSNPTGAVFPEATLRAFYELARERNLWILSDEAYEDFVFRGSHVSPGSFERDLPEEERRVFTLFTFSKSYAMTGLRLGCVVAPSLYTATLLRKCQEPLVASAGMPIQWGALPALTETERAGVARMKAAYQRRRDLALSILQPAGMADYVPEGAFYIMADVSETGMTGDEFAVALLREERVAVAPGSGFAIQPRFTADGSPMAEPSPTGAPEYPTNPKARHRVRIAFCVSDEELGEGLRRMVGFAERHRAGAERPPAQRAVRRPAKA; translated from the coding sequence ATGCGGCTTGAGCAGCACGTGGATTCCCATCTCGTGAGCCCACCGGGTCGTCGCCTCCAAGCCGTGGTCTCCCTCTCCCCAAAAGCCTCCCGAGCCGCTCGAGGTGACGATGAGCGGGGAGTCCAGCTCTCGTTGCCATCCGAACGGCGTCTGCGAAATCCAGTTCGCGTGGATGCGGATCAGAGGCTCGAGATCGGACGGCTTGGCCCTCCCGGCCGCCTCCCAGCAGACGCCTCGCATGAAGGGCAGGCTTCGCGCGGGGGCGGCGGTCGACCGAGAGCCGGGCGCGCCGCGGCGCAGCGGAGAATGGCTCGGCGTGGGTTCTGGAGGCGGCAGCCGAGGCACGATGACCGCGCCCGCGATCACGCCGGCGAGCACGATGAGAATCGCAACGACGAGGAGGGCCAGACTGCGCCCTCGTCTGCTATGATCGCCGCCCTGCGTCGAAGGGTCGTTCACGGGAGACTCAAGATGCCTCAGCCGTCGCGCCGGAGCCAGTTGATTCCGTTTTCACCGATCCGAACCATGTTCCGCCTCGCCGACGAGATGGAGCGCGCGGGCGGCGGGCCGGTGTTCCGCCTGCACGTCGGGGATCCCGATTTCGCGCCCCCTCCGGTGGTCGTGGAAGCCACCGCGGCCGCGCTGCGGGCCGGAAAAACCCACTACGCGCCCACCGCCGGCGTCCAGGAGCTTCGGACAGCGCTCGCCGGAAAGGCGCGGGCGCGAAACGGTCTCGCCGCCTCGACCGAGCAGGTGATCATCACGCCTGGCTCTACCCAAGCGCTCTTCGCGACGCTCGAGATCCTCTTTGGTCCCGGTGACGATGTGCTCCTCCCCGAGATCTACTGGCCCAACTACGTCCAGGAAACGATGCTCCTAGGCGGCCGGCCGATATTTTACCCGCTCGGACCGGGATATCAGCCCGATGTCGGCGCGCTGCCCCAGCTCGTCACGCCGCGGACCCGGGCCATCCTGATCAACAGCCCGAGCAACCCGACCGGCGCCGTCTTTCCGGAGGCCACGCTTCGGGCGTTTTATGAACTGGCGCGGGAGCGGAACCTCTGGATCCTGAGCGACGAAGCGTACGAGGATTTCGTCTTCCGGGGATCGCATGTCTCCCCGGGATCGTTCGAGCGCGACCTGCCCGAGGAAGAGCGGCGCGTCTTCACCCTCTTCACCTTCTCCAAGTCGTACGCCATGACCGGCCTTCGCTTGGGGTGCGTCGTCGCCCCGTCTCTCTACACGGCCACGCTGCTCCGCAAATGCCAGGAGCCTCTCGTGGCAAGCGCGGGCATGCCCATCCAGTGGGGCGCGCTCCCCGCGCTGACCGAGACCGAGCGAGCGGGCGTCGCGCGGATGAAGGCCGCGTATCAGAGGCGGCGCGACCTTGCGCTCTCCATCTTGCAGCCGGCGGGGATGGCGGATTACGTGCCCGAGGGGGCGTTCTACATCATGGCCGATGTCTCGGAGACCGGGATGACCGGTGACGAGTTCGCGGTGGCGCTTCTGCGCGAGGAGCGGGTCGCCGTGGCGCCGGGCTCGGGGTTCGCGATTCAGCCCAGGTTTACCGCGGACGGCTCCCCGATGGCCGAGCCCTCCCCGACCGGAGCGCCGGAGTACCCGACGAACCCGAAAGCGCGCCATCGGGTCCGGATCGCCTTCTGCGTCTCGGACGAGGAGCTGGGCGAGGGATTGCGGAGGATGGTCGGGTTTGCGGAGCGCCACCGCGCCGGCGCGGAGCGGCCACCGGCACAGCGGGCCGTGCGCCGGCCCGCGAAGGCCTAG
- a CDS encoding superoxide dismutase, which translates to MAKHPVKALPYANDALKGIGAKTIEIHHDKLYAGYVNKRNEIEEELTKVDRSKANQIYSQMRGLKHEETFAANGQILHEIYFDIMGGDGQPAGEVFDKIKEDFSSYATWEEDFKASGMCARGWVVLAYDPTDGRLHNFIGDAQNQGGVWGAFPVLPCDTYEHSYFIDYGSDRKAYIEAFIRNIKWGEVNRRYLAAVNMALAKK; encoded by the coding sequence ATGGCCAAGCATCCGGTCAAGGCTCTGCCGTACGCGAATGACGCATTGAAGGGCATCGGGGCAAAGACGATCGAAATTCACCATGACAAGCTCTACGCCGGCTATGTGAACAAACGGAACGAGATCGAAGAGGAGCTGACGAAGGTCGACCGAAGCAAGGCGAACCAGATCTATAGCCAGATGCGCGGGCTCAAGCACGAAGAGACGTTCGCGGCCAACGGCCAGATCCTCCACGAGATTTACTTCGACATCATGGGGGGCGACGGACAGCCCGCGGGCGAAGTCTTCGACAAGATCAAGGAGGACTTCAGCTCCTACGCCACGTGGGAGGAGGACTTCAAGGCTTCGGGTATGTGCGCCCGCGGCTGGGTGGTTCTCGCGTACGATCCCACCGACGGCCGGCTGCACAATTTCATCGGCGACGCGCAAAACCAGGGCGGCGTGTGGGGCGCATTCCCCGTCCTTCCGTGCGACACGTACGAGCACTCCTACTTCATCGATTACGGCAGCGACCGAAAGGCCTACATCGAAGCGTTCATCCGCAACATCAAGTGGGGCGAGGTGAACCGGCGCTACCTCGCGGCCGTGAACATGGCCCTGGCCAAGAAGTAA
- a CDS encoding flavin reductase family protein, whose product MRGLDPATLEPAEVYALLVGCVVPRPIAFVSSLSRDGIPNLAPFSFFNAGGAHPPSLIFSPVTSGAGRDKDTLHNVRATEEYVVHIAPWPLRERMNQASADYPPEVDEFGEAGFTKAPSVKVKPWRAAECPIAMECRLFKIVQHGDGPLRANYVIGEVVYFHIAESLMREGRVDSVAIDAIGRLGGPMYTRVTKESVFHLPRPALPPRT is encoded by the coding sequence CTGCGGGGCCTCGACCCCGCCACCCTCGAGCCGGCCGAGGTCTACGCGCTCCTCGTCGGCTGTGTCGTCCCTCGCCCCATCGCGTTCGTTTCGTCGCTCTCGCGCGACGGAATTCCAAATTTGGCGCCGTTTTCGTTTTTCAACGCCGGGGGGGCGCACCCGCCCTCTCTCATATTTTCCCCCGTCACGAGCGGCGCGGGACGGGACAAGGACACCCTGCACAACGTGCGCGCGACGGAGGAGTACGTCGTCCACATCGCGCCCTGGCCCCTGCGCGAGCGGATGAACCAGGCTTCCGCCGATTACCCTCCCGAAGTGGATGAGTTCGGAGAGGCCGGGTTCACCAAGGCGCCGAGCGTGAAGGTGAAACCCTGGCGCGCGGCCGAGTGCCCGATCGCGATGGAATGCCGGCTCTTCAAGATCGTTCAGCACGGCGATGGTCCGCTGCGGGCCAACTACGTGATCGGAGAGGTCGTATATTTCCACATCGCGGAGTCGCTGATGCGGGAGGGACGCGTCGATTCGGTCGCGATCGACGCGATCGGCCGGTTGGGCGGGCCGATGTACACGCGGGTGACGAAGGAGTCGGTGTTCCATCTGCCGCGGCCGGCGCTGCCGCCGAGGACTTGA
- a CDS encoding fumarylacetoacetate hydrolase family protein, with protein MRLVSFSRSGTAERLLGALEGDRILELGAAAKVVAPGLDSAGRLRSLDLLLGDWDQGLPLARSVFERAGSGGSKHPDLAAAWHPRARVTLHSPVSRPPTLRDFYSFEAHVKNARARRSLPVPPEWYEFPAFYFSNPGSLLGDGAPVSKPSWTEALDYELEIACVIGTRARDVPAERWRSVVAGLTILNDWSARDVQRKEMAIGLGPAKGKDFATSLGPALVTLDEVEPKRSGDRYDLAMEARVNGATLSRGNAKDMHYTFGQMIARASQDVYLFPGDIIGSGTVGSGCLLELGEKVHPWLRAGDEVVLEIDRLGTLTNPIV; from the coding sequence ATGCGTCTCGTCTCCTTCAGCCGGAGCGGGACGGCGGAGCGCCTGCTCGGCGCGCTCGAAGGGGATCGAATCTTGGAATTGGGGGCCGCCGCCAAGGTCGTGGCTCCCGGGTTGGACTCGGCGGGGCGGCTCCGCTCGCTCGACCTCCTGCTGGGCGATTGGGATCAGGGTCTTCCCCTCGCGCGGTCCGTTTTCGAGCGCGCGGGGTCGGGCGGGTCCAAGCACCCGGATCTCGCGGCGGCCTGGCATCCTCGTGCGCGGGTCACGTTGCACTCTCCGGTCTCGCGCCCGCCCACCCTCCGCGATTTCTATTCCTTCGAGGCCCACGTCAAGAACGCCCGGGCGCGGCGGAGCCTTCCGGTGCCTCCGGAGTGGTACGAGTTTCCGGCGTTCTATTTTTCGAACCCCGGCTCGCTCCTCGGGGACGGCGCGCCGGTCTCCAAACCCTCCTGGACGGAAGCGCTAGACTATGAGCTCGAGATCGCGTGCGTGATCGGAACGCGGGCGCGCGACGTTCCGGCCGAACGGTGGCGCTCCGTCGTGGCGGGCCTCACGATCCTGAACGACTGGAGCGCCCGCGACGTGCAGCGAAAGGAGATGGCGATCGGGCTCGGGCCCGCGAAGGGGAAGGACTTTGCGACCTCGCTTGGCCCCGCGCTGGTCACGCTCGATGAGGTCGAGCCCAAGCGAAGCGGCGATCGATACGATCTCGCGATGGAGGCGCGCGTGAACGGCGCCACGCTCTCGCGCGGGAACGCGAAGGACATGCACTACACGTTCGGCCAGATGATTGCGAGGGCGTCCCAGGACGTGTATCTTTTTCCCGGCGACATCATCGGCTCGGGAACCGTGGGCTCGGGATGCCTTCTGGAGCTGGGCGAGAAGGTCCACCCCTGGCTCAGGGCCGGAGATGAAGTCGTCCTCGAAATTGATCGTCTGGGAACACTGACCAACCCGATCGTCTGA
- the hppD gene encoding 4-hydroxyphenylpyruvate dioxygenase — MADSTRHAGGARPSSAPARAASDAERGKSENGDFLKIRSIDHLEFWVGNARQAAFFYSHAFGLAVTAYGGLETKMRDRASYVLQQGKVRFVLSTPLGPEGFMAEQIRLHGDGVRDIALEVEDVDRSYQETTKRGAKGVQEPTTVQDEFGSIRRASIATYGDTIHSFVDRSKYKGAFLPGYRATGEQPKPGPLLYIDHVVGNVALGDMNRFVAFYRDVMGFSQFQHFDDKDISTEYSALMSKVMADGSGKVKFPINEPAAGKKKSQIEEYLEFYRGPGVQHIALATSDICSTVAHLRDTGIQFIGVPHSYYEVLEDRVGKIDEDKGELSRLGILVDRDDEGYLLQIFSKPVEDRPTVFFEVIERKGSRGFGKGNFKALFEAIEREQALRGNL; from the coding sequence GAAGATTCGATCGATCGATCATCTGGAGTTCTGGGTCGGGAACGCCCGCCAGGCCGCGTTTTTCTACTCGCACGCCTTCGGGCTCGCGGTGACCGCGTACGGCGGGCTCGAGACCAAGATGCGCGACCGCGCCTCCTACGTGCTTCAGCAGGGCAAGGTCCGCTTCGTGCTGTCCACCCCGCTCGGACCGGAGGGGTTCATGGCGGAGCAGATCCGGCTCCACGGCGACGGGGTGCGCGACATCGCGCTCGAAGTCGAGGACGTGGACCGCTCCTACCAGGAAACGACGAAGCGCGGGGCCAAAGGGGTCCAGGAGCCCACGACGGTCCAGGATGAGTTCGGCTCGATCCGCCGCGCCTCCATCGCCACGTACGGAGACACGATCCATTCGTTCGTCGACCGCTCGAAGTACAAGGGCGCGTTTCTTCCCGGGTATCGCGCCACGGGGGAACAACCGAAACCGGGGCCCCTGCTCTACATCGACCACGTCGTCGGGAACGTGGCGCTCGGCGACATGAACCGTTTCGTGGCCTTCTACCGGGACGTGATGGGCTTCAGCCAGTTTCAGCACTTCGATGACAAGGACATCTCGACCGAGTACTCCGCGCTCATGTCCAAGGTGATGGCGGACGGCAGCGGAAAGGTGAAATTCCCGATCAACGAGCCCGCCGCCGGGAAAAAGAAATCCCAGATCGAGGAGTATTTGGAGTTCTACCGCGGGCCCGGCGTCCAGCACATCGCCCTCGCCACGAGCGACATCTGCTCCACCGTCGCCCACCTTCGCGACACCGGTATCCAATTCATCGGCGTCCCGCACAGCTACTACGAGGTGCTGGAAGACCGTGTCGGGAAGATCGACGAGGACAAGGGCGAGCTGTCGCGGCTCGGAATCCTCGTCGACCGCGACGATGAGGGCTACTTGCTCCAGATCTTCTCCAAGCCGGTCGAGGACCGCCCGACGGTGTTCTTCGAGGTCATCGAACGAAAGGGAAGCCGAGGCTTCGGGAAGGGGAATTTCAAAGCGCTCTTCGAAGCGATTGAGCGCGAGCAGGCGCTGCGGGGCAACCTCTAA
- a CDS encoding carbon starvation protein A, producing the protein MNSLVLPLAAIVAFSFAYRYYAAFIASKVARVDPSRPTPATTMADGRDYVKTNKYVLFGHHFAAISASGPLIGPVLAAQFGYLPGALWILFGAALGGAVHDFIILFASVRHGAAPLSEIARREIGPLAHRAATAAILFITVLLLAGLAIVVVNALANSPWGTFTVAMTIPAALLFGFYMYRIRPGRVVEGSLIGVGMILAAVIAGPWLLKSPFASWFTLPPRTLGLLLPLYGFIAATLPVWLLLCPRDYLSTHMKIGTIVLLVVGVAIVHPKLLMPAVTPFINGTGPVLPGMKVFPFCFIVIACGAISGFHSLIGSGTTPRMVPDEGSIKFIAYGAMLTEGVVAIMALVAATTLQPADYFLINGVPKVVHALGIQPAQLNELTRLVGEETLQGRTGGAVSLAVGMANILRQIPGMGHLMAYWYHFAIMFEAVFILTALDTGTRVARYLFQDVARNVWAPLGSTTNWISVSLVGAVVCLAWGYLAVTGSVETIWPLFGVSNQLLAVIALAVGTSFILRQRPAPYALVTLVPLAFLTVSTMTAGVLNTIRYLSPAYVADKGATIATVDGALSVILILLVGTVLIDSVRRWGFILAERRRGVVTIPMAVAASDGGVAPPAAEAAG; encoded by the coding sequence ATGAACTCGCTCGTCCTGCCGCTTGCGGCGATCGTCGCCTTTTCCTTCGCCTACCGCTACTACGCGGCTTTCATCGCGAGCAAAGTCGCGCGCGTGGATCCCTCGCGTCCGACTCCCGCCACGACGATGGCGGACGGCCGCGACTACGTCAAAACGAACAAGTACGTCCTGTTCGGGCACCACTTCGCGGCGATCTCGGCATCGGGGCCGCTGATCGGCCCGGTGCTCGCGGCGCAATTCGGGTACTTGCCGGGCGCGCTCTGGATCCTCTTCGGCGCGGCGCTCGGCGGCGCGGTCCACGATTTCATCATCCTCTTCGCCTCGGTGCGCCACGGCGCGGCGCCCCTCTCCGAGATCGCGCGCCGCGAGATCGGCCCGCTCGCCCACCGGGCCGCGACCGCCGCGATCCTCTTCATCACGGTGCTCCTCCTCGCGGGTCTCGCCATCGTGGTCGTGAACGCGCTCGCGAACTCGCCTTGGGGGACCTTCACCGTCGCGATGACGATCCCGGCCGCGCTCCTCTTCGGCTTCTACATGTACCGGATCCGGCCCGGCCGGGTCGTGGAGGGAAGCCTGATCGGTGTCGGGATGATTCTCGCGGCGGTGATCGCGGGGCCGTGGCTCCTGAAGTCCCCGTTCGCGTCGTGGTTCACCCTGCCGCCCAGGACGCTGGGCCTCCTCCTTCCGCTTTACGGGTTCATCGCGGCGACCCTACCCGTGTGGCTCCTGCTCTGCCCGCGCGACTACCTCTCGACCCATATGAAAATCGGGACGATCGTGCTTCTGGTGGTGGGGGTCGCGATCGTGCATCCGAAGCTGCTCATGCCCGCGGTCACCCCCTTCATCAACGGCACGGGGCCGGTGCTCCCCGGGATGAAGGTCTTTCCATTTTGCTTCATCGTGATCGCATGCGGCGCGATCAGCGGATTCCACTCGCTCATCGGCTCGGGCACCACCCCGCGGATGGTGCCCGACGAGGGGAGCATCAAATTCATCGCCTACGGCGCCATGCTGACCGAGGGGGTGGTGGCGATCATGGCGCTCGTCGCGGCGACCACGCTCCAGCCCGCCGACTACTTCCTCATCAACGGCGTTCCCAAAGTAGTTCACGCGCTCGGGATCCAACCGGCGCAGCTCAACGAGCTGACCCGGCTCGTGGGGGAGGAGACGCTCCAGGGGCGTACCGGAGGCGCGGTCTCGCTGGCGGTCGGGATGGCGAACATTCTCCGCCAGATCCCCGGGATGGGGCACTTGATGGCCTACTGGTATCACTTCGCGATCATGTTCGAGGCGGTCTTTATCCTGACGGCGCTCGATACCGGAACCCGCGTCGCGCGCTACCTCTTCCAGGACGTGGCGCGCAACGTGTGGGCGCCTCTGGGCTCGACCACGAATTGGATCAGCGTGTCGCTCGTGGGCGCGGTGGTGTGCCTCGCGTGGGGATACCTCGCGGTGACGGGAAGCGTCGAGACGATCTGGCCCCTGTTCGGAGTCTCCAACCAGCTTCTCGCCGTGATCGCGCTCGCGGTCGGGACCTCCTTCATCCTGCGCCAACGCCCTGCGCCCTACGCGCTCGTGACGCTGGTCCCGCTCGCGTTTCTCACCGTGAGCACGATGACCGCGGGCGTGCTGAACACCATCCGGTATCTGTCCCCGGCGTACGTCGCCGACAAGGGCGCCACCATCGCGACGGTCGACGGCGCGCTGAGCGTGATCCTGATTCTGCTCGTGGGCACGGTCCTGATCGATTCCGTGAGGCGGTGGGGATTCATTCTCGCGGAGCGGCGCCGCGGGGTGGTCACCATACCGATGGCGGTGGCCGCAAGCGATGGCGGCGTGGCACCGCCCGCCGCCGAAGCCGCGGGGTAG
- a CDS encoding homogentisate 1,2-dioxygenase, whose protein sequence is MPMYHTLGETPHKRHTQFRRPDGKLYTEQLMGSRGFSGRSSLIYHYNMPTQANEIHKVQDCRVQYADDQVLRHHHFKTKDLKKSGDPVTGRVVLLHNKDVSMAIAVPDQKMKYYYRNGQGDDMYFIHEGAGRIQTIFGELHYRPGDYVVIPRGTTYMFHPEPGPQRYLVIESASSIETPKRYRNEYGQLLEHAPFSERDIRRPERLETFTDRGKYEVRIKARDQITSYEFEFHPLDVVGWDGFLYPYVFNIEDFEPITGRIHMPPPTHQCFEGTNFVVCSFVPRMYDYHPNALPIPYNHSNVDSDEVLYYVNGNFMSRRGIEVGSFTLHPSGIPHGPHPGAAEAAIGAKETKELAVMLDTFHPLYVTTDAEPFDDKNYPYSWRDQPGKFVGEGATG, encoded by the coding sequence ATGCCGATGTACCACACGCTGGGCGAGACCCCGCACAAACGGCACACTCAGTTCCGCCGCCCGGACGGGAAGCTCTACACCGAGCAGCTCATGGGTTCCCGCGGGTTTTCGGGGCGCTCGTCGCTCATCTATCACTACAACATGCCGACCCAGGCGAACGAGATCCACAAGGTCCAGGACTGCCGGGTCCAGTATGCGGACGATCAGGTCCTCCGCCATCACCACTTCAAGACGAAGGACCTGAAGAAGAGCGGGGATCCTGTGACCGGTCGCGTGGTGCTGCTGCACAACAAGGATGTGTCCATGGCGATCGCGGTTCCGGACCAAAAGATGAAGTACTACTACCGGAACGGTCAAGGCGACGACATGTACTTCATCCACGAAGGCGCGGGTCGCATCCAGACGATCTTCGGCGAGCTCCACTACCGCCCCGGTGACTACGTCGTGATCCCTCGCGGGACGACCTACATGTTCCATCCCGAGCCCGGACCCCAGCGGTACCTCGTGATCGAGTCCGCCTCGTCGATCGAAACGCCGAAGCGATACCGGAACGAGTACGGGCAGCTTCTGGAGCACGCGCCGTTTTCCGAGCGGGATATCCGGCGGCCCGAGCGTCTCGAGACGTTCACCGATCGCGGGAAGTATGAGGTCCGGATCAAGGCGCGGGATCAGATCACATCCTACGAGTTCGAGTTCCATCCGCTGGACGTGGTGGGATGGGACGGGTTCTTGTACCCCTATGTGTTCAATATCGAGGACTTCGAGCCGATCACCGGGCGGATCCACATGCCGCCGCCCACGCACCAGTGCTTCGAAGGAACCAACTTCGTGGTCTGCTCGTTCGTGCCGCGGATGTACGACTACCATCCGAACGCGCTCCCCATTCCATACAACCATTCGAACGTGGACTCGGACGAGGTGCTCTACTACGTGAACGGGAATTTCATGAGCCGCCGCGGCATCGAGGTCGGCTCGTTCACGCTCCATCCGTCCGGAATCCCGCACGGGCCGCATCCCGGCGCCGCGGAGGCGGCCATCGGCGCGAAGGAGACGAAGGAGCTGGCGGTCATGCTCGACACCTTCCATCCGCTCTACGTCACGACCGACGCCGAGCCCTTCGACGACAAGAACTACCCCTATTCGTGGCGCGATCAGCCCGGGAAGTTTGTGGGCGAGGGCGCGACGGGGTGA